Within the Burkholderia mayonis genome, the region AGCCGCCAAGAATTTTTTCACTGTTGTTCCTCGTGTAGTTCGATGATTGCGCGCGGTTGTGCCGCAAGTGCGCTTCGGCCCGGCGCGGCTGCGGGCCGGGCTGACTGGTGCCCTCGTCCGGTGCGGGACGAACGGTGCGCCAAGATTACCAAGACAAAATAGCGCGGCGCTTCCTAGTGGAAGCCCCGATAGCGGTTCGGCGCGCGTCGAGGCGGTTTGTGCGGCGCGGTGCGGCGTTGCCCGCCCGGGAATGATCTATGTCAACGTTTCGTCGGCCGCGTGCCGGAGACAGGCGATGAATTGCGTGACGGCGGGCGTCGGCAGCAGGTCGCGGCGCGACAGGATCGACAGGTCGTAGCTCGGCAGCGTGTCGTCGAGCCGCGCGGCGCGGATGCCGAGCGGCTCGACCATCGCGGCGAGCGGCTTCGTGAAGCAGCCGATCACGTCCGAGCGCGCGACGAGGCCGAGCGTCACCGCGAACGACGACGGCGCGCGCAGCAGCCGCTGCGGCAGCGGCAGCCCGTGTGCGTTGAACATCGACATCATCACGCTGTGCGGGAAATGATCGGCGCCGACCGTGACGATCCATTCGGCGTCGAGCAGCTCGGCTAGCCGCCGCGCGCCCGCGAGCGGATGGCCTTCGCGCATCGCGACGACGAATTCCGTCGAGCACAGCGGCAATTGCGCGAAGTCGCGCTCGAGCGCGGGGATGTGATGGATCGCCGCGATGTCGAGTTCGCCGTTGCGCAGCCGCGCGAGCGCGTCGGGCACCGTCACTTCCTCGAGCGACAGGTTCACGCGCGGCATCGTCGCGCGGAACTTCATCACCGCGCGCGGCAGCGCGGTCAGCGCGATCGACGGCATCGTGCCGACCGCGATGCGCCCGGACATCTCGCCCCTGACCTGCTCGACCGCCTCGACGGTGCGGCGCATGTCGCCGAGCAACTGCTCGGCGCGCGGCAAGAGCGCGTGGCCGCACGCGGTCAGCTCGACGCCGCGCACGCTGCGCACGAGCAGCTCCGCGTTGAGCGCGCTCTCGAGCTCGCGGATCGTGTGCGTGATCGCGGGCTGCGTGACGCCGAGCTCGCGCGCGGCGGCGCGCAGGCTCTTGTGATGGGCGGCGGAGACGAACGCCTGCAGTTGCTGGAGCTTCATGGCGGCGAAGGAGGGTGATAAACGCAGTTTATCGCGGTGAAAAA harbors:
- a CDS encoding LysR family transcriptional regulator, with product MKLQQLQAFVSAAHHKSLRAAARELGVTQPAITHTIRELESALNAELLVRSVRGVELTACGHALLPRAEQLLGDMRRTVEAVEQVRGEMSGRIAVGTMPSIALTALPRAVMKFRATMPRVNLSLEEVTVPDALARLRNGELDIAAIHHIPALERDFAQLPLCSTEFVVAMREGHPLAGARRLAELLDAEWIVTVGADHFPHSVMMSMFNAHGLPLPQRLLRAPSSFAVTLGLVARSDVIGCFTKPLAAMVEPLGIRAARLDDTLPSYDLSILSRRDLLPTPAVTQFIACLRHAADETLT